The Chryseobacterium indologenes genomic sequence AAGGTGTAAAAGAAGCAAATGTGAGCTATCCAAAAGCTACTTGTGAATGTTCTTTTGACCCTACCAAAACAAGTAAAGAAGAAATCATCAATACCATTAACGGCACAAAAAACTATCGTGTAAAAAGTGAAATTTCTGAAAATGGAAATAGTAGGAATAATCAATTTGATTTAATCATTATCGGTGGCGGTTCGGCTGCATTTTCGGCAGCTATAAAAGCCGAAAGTTTAGGTTTAACGACCTTAATGGTAAACGGTGGTTTGGACTTTGGTGGTACTTGTGTCAACGTGGGTTGTGTGCCTTCTAAAAATCTTATTCGTGCAGGCGAGTCGGCTTATCACGCTACACATTCCAACTTTGAAGGCATCCGACCAAAAGGCGTTGATATTGATTTTGCTCAAATCATCAAAGACAAGAAAAAATTAGTAGTCACACTTCAAGAGAAAAAATATATGGATGTGGTAAGCGATTTTGAAAACCTGACTATGCTAAAAGGTTGGGCAAAATTCAAAGACAACAAAACCATTTTGGTTGACGGCAAGGAATACAAAGCCCTCAAATTTTTAATTGCTGCGGGAGCTACGACCAACATTCCGACTATTGAAGGATTGGACAAAATTGACTACTTGACCAACGTTTCCCTTTTCGACTTGGAAGAAAAACCCGAAAGCTTGACCATTATGGGAGCAGGTTACATAGGTTTGGAAATTGCAATGGCGTACAATCGTTTAGGCGTTAAAGTCCGAATCATTGAATTTACCGACCGTGTTCTACGGACACAAACCCCAGACATCAGTGAAGCATTGGAAACCCAAATGCGAAAAGAAGGCATTGAAATCTTACCTAATTTCAGAGCCGTGAAATTCGAGAAACAAGGGAATGAAACCATCATTCACTGTAAATGTCCTGACGGTTCATTTACGCAAATTATAGAAAAAGGTAAGGTAGTAATTGCCACAGGCACAAAAGCCAATACAAGCCAATTAGGGTTAGATAACATTGGTTTGGAACTCACCAAAAGCGGACATATCGCTGTAAATGAAAAAATGGAAACCAATCTACCTAACATTTACGCAGCAGGTGACGTAACCAACACCCCCTGCATTTGTTTATACAGCCGCTTTTGAAGGTAAAATTGCCGTTGAAAATGCGTTCTCAGGAACAGATAATAAAGCCGATTATTCTTCTTTACCTTGGGTGGTGTTTACTGACCCACAAATTGCAGGGGCAGGTTTAGATGAAGCACAGGCAGAATCAAAAGGCATTCCGTTTGAAGTGTCAAAATTGGAATTGAAAGACGTACCGAGAGCCATAGCAGCCAACGACACAAGGGGTTTCATCAAACTCATTCGTAACTCGGAAACTGACAAACTTATAGGCGCAAGAGTAGTCGCACCCGAAGGTGGAGAACTCATCCAACAATTAAGTATGGCAATCAAATACAGAATAACAGTGAAAGACTTAGCAGACAGTTTCTACCCTTATTTGACTTTGGGAGAAGGCATAAAATTAGCAGCAATAACTTTCGGAAAAGACGTATCGAAATTGAGTTGCTGTGCGAGTTGATGTTTGTAAGTGTGCTATTAAAAAAGGTTTAACCCTATAATATTTGCGTATTTAATAACATATCCAAATACTTTAGTCCAATTAAGATAATAATTTCAAGCAATCTGCCAGCGAAGATGGATAGGTTGCTACTTTCTCCATTCTCCCACGCTTTACAGGTTTTCTGGACATTGCTGTGCAGTGAGTGGTAATTTCATCAATAATTTGGCATAAAGCACGTCAGAACAAAATGCTGTCCGACGGGCTTCTTTCTAATCCTTTTTTATAAGGCTACATTTTTCGTCCTTTGTTTCCTTGCTCTTTTTTGAAGAGAAAACAGGTTTGTTTTGGAGTTTTTTCTTGGTCATTTTTTCTTTCAGCACCTTCAGGTTTTCTGTTATTATTTGTGGTAGAAATGTTTCCTTCCAGGGAATTGTCTTTGCTTCAAAATGAGATTTTAAACCTATACGTTTTAAATCTTCTTTGATATTCCAACCTCCGTTTCGATTCCATCCGATAGGGTCAAGTTCTCTTTGGAAAGGGAATTGAACTGCGATAAGGTCTTTTGGTAATTCCAGAATGCTGTCGTAGTCTAATTCTTGGAATTCATGTATTTTGGGATTGTAGGGAATGATGTAAGCATTCGCATCCTCGGAGAAGTAATGATCTATTTCATCAAAGACGATTCCTTTTGACAAAAAATCATCTTTAGGACGAAGCATACCCATTCGGATATCAACATAGAAGGTATGACCTTCAATATTGATTGTAGGAAGCATTCCCTTTTGGGTTCTGTCATTGAATGCCGTCTGATCCACCATCAAGTCGAAGTCTGTTTTATTTTCTAATTCTTGGGGTGTTAGCTTATACTTTTCTGCCATTCCTGCTGGATCAAGCACAACGAGTTCCGGTATCTTTACTGAAGTGTCTTCTCCGTTACTTATAAGGTTCGGAATGTTCTTCTCCTGTAGACTATAGTTAAAAGCGTAGCCATCTTCTACATCGCTCATTACGTAAATTGAAATGGTATTGACTGGATTGTTTTTTTCCCTTAACTCGACCTTATTTATATCGATCAAGAAATCTGTTCCCTCGATATTTATACTGGGCAATTCTCTTTCCATACTTCGTTGTTTTAAAAGACAAAGGGAAGTCTATACAAACTCCCCAATGTCGAAATTTTCCAAATCATTTTTCCGCAAAGTGGAAGAACTGGTTTCCGTTTCAGAAGAAAGGCTACTATCCAATAGCTCTGCTATTTTACGAGAAGTGCCTTCCATAGAATTTTCCAAAAGGCTGAATAATTCGGTTCCCTGTATTTTCTGAACTATAGCTATCGCTGTTTCCTTTTGAGATTGCTCCAGTTTTTCTTTTTGAAGCAGTATCCCCACGGAGCTTAGTTCTTCAAAGGTAACCCCTTGGGCGAAACCGTTATCGCCATCGGATAATTCGTACCTATTCCATTCTTCCTCCTCTTCCCCAAAATCAGGCATATTACTGAAAACTTCGTCCAGCTCTTCCTGCGGAATTTGAATGCCGACGTTTTCATTTTCGTCGTATTCTATGTCAAAATTATCAGGATTTATTTCTGGTTTTTCAACTTGGCTTTCGGTGGCATTGTTTGGCACCGAAAGGCTTCTCTTAGGTCTAGGTTGCCCCATAATATCGGGCAGTTTAGGGTTGCTTTTTTCCTGTATCGGTTTTCTTTCTGAACTTTTTTTGATTACAATCTTGTCCTGCACAAGCAGGGCAATCACAATCAGCAGGCATATCACAATTACTATTTCCATAACTATAAAATGGGTTTAAAACGTTCGTTGAAATAATCAGTAATATCATCCCCAAACTCCCTAAAGTGGTGTTCAAGGATGTTGTCGATATAAGAATAGAGTGTAGTCTTTTCTTCTCTTGTTAATTGCACAATGCGGATTAACCTTTCGTGGTATTCGGGACGTATGTAAACGACCTTTCCGTTTCGACCTGAAGGAAACCGATTGACCAGAAATGTCTCCTCATAATCCACCTTCTTTGAGGAACTATTGCGGGCTTTTTCTTTTGGTTTTATTTCCTTCTGTATTTCCTGTTGTTGATTGGCTTCGGGTACAGTAAAAGACTGATTACCACTCATGATATTCATGATTAATTCTTCATCAACAACAGGTTTATCGAAGTCTTTTCTTCTCTTATCTGTTGACATACTTAACTATTTTAGAGGTTAACAATTTTTAAAAACTCCTCAACAAACAAATCCATTCTAGTTACTTTCATAAGCTGTGGTTCGGCAGGTAGCAAACTTGACCGGAATACACTGTTCAAGGTATCATCCGTTTCTTTCCTGAAACGTTTACTATCCATGATTTTTGAGGTCATTACAGATAAATCAAGCTCGTTAATGACACTTTGATAAGCCTCGTATATTCCTGTCTTTTCCCGGCCATCTACCTGGTTCCAAAACATCCACATTTTCTGATCCTCATTACTCTCAGCAGTTTCGGGTAAGCCAAGGAATGCTTTAGTAAAGCTCAACGTACTTTCCATAACCAGACGGTCAGCACTGATTGGAGAAAAAATAAAATCCATTGTTCTTAAGGTAGTAAGCACACCTTTTGTATTAGCTGTGCCGGGAAGGTCAAAAAAAGTTATATCAGGCTCTATTGTAGATTGATTTACGTATTCCAAAGCCTTTGACAAGGCATCCTCCGCTTTACAACTGATAATCGGATATGCCTTTTTATTGATGCTTTGATACAATTTCATTGCAGATCTTTTATGGTAATCATTCTGCATAATAGTTTTCAAATCCCTTTCTCTCATATTGGCTAAGCTGTGTTGTGGAAAATCACAATCCATTACAAGGACATTAAATCCTAAACGATAATGCAATACACTTGAAAGTAGTGCAGTCATAGTAGATTTTCCAACACCGCCTTTAGGCGTTGAAAAACTGATTTTTAAAGTTTTCTTTTCTGTTTCCATTATTTAAAGATTTATTGTTACACATTTTATTTGTTTGACAGGTTTGAATATTGGTGTATTTAAATAGCACCTATTTCCCGTATGCCTGTATTCCCTTTTTGGAAATTTTCTTGATTGTTATTTGCTTTCATTACCGCTTGGTGGGTAATCATTTTTAGCAACTGGTAAACCTTGTAGCTAGTAAATTGCTTTATCGCTTTTATGCTTTTACACTTTTATTGTTTTATGCTTTTAAAACCATATGCTTTTATTCCAAAATATTTGTACTAAAACCCAATTTATTTTTTACCCCTAATACATTTTTTATTACCTGCACTAAAACTATACGGCAAATAAAGCGATCGAATTGGCTCATTATTGATGTGTGGCAGTGTTTGGCTTCCAAGGGCAGAGTTTGTCCTAGTATCACATTGCAATACTTTTATTAACAGTTGGTTACTTTGTAAAATGAATTTTACTAACGGATTTATGCAAAGCATCTTGATAAAATGGACACGAAGCAGAACGGCTTCAAGCCGTTTTTTCCTGTTACATTTAATCCGTCCCGCAGGGCGGATTTTTGTGTTCACCGGAACACGGCAAGTTGTGTTTTGAGGCACTCGAAACCGAGTTAGTGCCTCAAAACAACTTGCCCTGCTGGGAGCTTAAAAAACGTCTTCCGAAGTCAGCGTTTTTGTGTGAATTTAAAATGGATTAGTGATGAACGAGAACAATAACAAAAAACAGAATAAGGGCGGACGGAGAGCTAAGACCGACCCAAGCATCCACCGCCACGTTTTCCGTCTTACAGACGAAGAAAATGCCAAACTTTTATCGCTTTTTGAAGCATCGGGAATGCCCAATAAAGCAAAGTTTATCATTTCTCTGCTGTTCAGTAAGGAAATGAAATCGGTTAAAATTGACAAAGGAACGGTTGATTTTTATATGCGATTGACCTCGTTTCACAGTCAGTTTCGCTCCGTAGGTGTGAACTATAACCAGATTGTAAAGCTGCTGTACAAGAATTTTTCGGAGAAAAAAGCCGCAGCATTCCTGTACAAATTGGAAAAACAGACGGCTGAAATGGCGATGCTATGCCAAAAAATTATCCAGCTAACCGAAGATTTTGAAGCGAAGAACCTGAAAAAACAGCGTTAGACCTGGATGAGCTAGCCATTAAAAGATAAAAATCAATAGCTCATCCACGCTCCATTACCATTAAGAAAATAAAAAAATCAATGAAAAATGATAGCAAAAATAGGAAGAAGCGAAAATTTATACGGTGCATTGGCATACAATCAGCTCAAAGTGGAGAATGAAAACGGGCAGATTTTGTTTGCCAATAAGATGATTGAAACCGCAAGCGGTCATTATTCCGTTGCCCAATTAGCACAATCTTTTGCCCCTTATTTGATAGCCAACCGTAATACCGAGAAACATACGTTGCATATTTCGCTCAATCCCGACCCGAAAGATAAGGTTAGCGATGACAGGTTTCGGCAAATGGCGGAAGAATATATGCGGGAAATGGGCTACGGCGAACAGCCTTTTGTGGTATTTAAACATACCGATATTGACCGCAGTCATATTCATATCGTATCGGTTTGTGTGGACGAGAATGGTAAAAAAATCTCTGACAAGTTTGAAAAAATGCGGTCTATGAATGTATGCCGTGAACTGGAAAGACAACACGGGCTGATACCCGCAACGGATAAGGAGCGCAACCAAACTGATAAGGTTTTCCGTCCGATAGATTATCAGGCAGGCGATGTAAAGAGCCAAATCGCTTCAGTTATTAGGCATTTGCCAAACTACTATAAATTCCAAACTTTGGGAGAATACAATGCCTTGCTTTCTTTGTTCAATATTACCACCGAAAAAATAGAAGGCGAATTGCAAGGAAAAATGCAGAAAGGTTTATTGTACATTCCATTAAATGAAAAAGGCGAAAGAGCCGGGCATCCGTTCAAGGCTTCGCTTTTCGGAAAGAACGCAGGGCTTCCGGCTTTGGAATTGCATTTTGTAAAATGCAAAGAGGATTTAAAAGACCACCCGACAAAACCAACCATTAAAGCTGCCGTTACCATTGCCCAGCAATCAAAAAATGATGAGCAGGGCTTTAAAAAGCAGTTAGTCGAACAAGGCATTAATGTAGTGGTGCGTAGAAATGACACAGGACGTATTTACGGAATAACTTTTATCGACCACAATTCTAAAACGGTTTGGAACGGTTCACGATTGGCAAAGGAACTTTCTGCCAATACCTTTAATGATTATTGGAACAATAATATCAAACCCGAGGTTAAAGAACCAGTTGAACTACAATCGAAAATATCAAAACCAAATGATGCAGATCTTCCTACAGAAGAACCTCATCATTTGTTCGACTTCCTGAATACTACTGAAAAATACGAAGACGGTTTGATAGAAGCGTTGGGCGGTTTATTGCCCGAAGCTCAGGGTGAAGACTACGAGGAACAGGATTTTGCCAATAAAATGAAGAAGAAACGGAAACGCAAAAGAGGTCAGTAATAACATTCAGCCAAACACTGCCACGCACCGCCATTGAATGCCACATTCTTATAGCCACTGAATAGAGCTTTTAAATTCACGCCCGAACATTAAAACTAAAAAATAATGCAGGGAGAAGACGATTTAAGAGGTTTAGCCAAAATAATGGCTTTTATGAGGGCAGTAAGTATTCTATTGGTACTGATGCACCTTTATTGGTTCTGCTACGGTTTCTTTATGGAACGTGGCTGGACGTTGGAAGTAATCAACAAAATATTAGGCAATTTCGACAGAACGGCGGGTTTATTTTCACACGCCTTATATACCAAAGCGTTCGCTTTGGTTTTGTTGGCTTTGAGTTGTTTGGGAACGAAAGGCGTAAAGAATGAGAGGATAACCTGGTCTAAAATTTACGTGGCTTTGAGAGTTGGTTTTGTGCTTTTCTTTCTGAACACACCATTGTTAAAGCTATCTCCAATAATAGGCACATTTCTGTATATCCTTACTATCTCGTTAGGTTATATCGCTTTGCTGATGGCAGGTGTATGGATGAGCCGATTGCTCCGTACCAATCTGATGGACGATGTTTTCAATAATGAGAACGAGAGCTTTCAACAGGAAACAAAGTTGATGGAAAACGAGTATTCCGTTAACCTGCCCACCAAATTTTACTACAAAGGCAAATGGAATAACGGTTGGATAAACATTGTAAATCCTTTCAGGGCATCAATCGTGTTGGGTACTCCGGGTTCAGGAAAATCGTATGCCATCGTAAACAATTACATCAAGCAACAGATTGAGAAAGGTTTTAGTATGTACATCTACGATTTTAAGTTTGATGACCTTTCCACCATTGCGTACAACCATTTGTTGAAGCATCTGGATAAATACAAAGTTCAACCCAAATTTTACGTCATCAACTTTGATGCCCCACGAAAGAGCCACCGTTGCAATCCACTTAATCCCGATTTTATGACGGACATTTCCGATGCTTACGAAGCAGCTTATACCATAATGCTGAACCTCAACCGTAGCTGGATACAGAAGCAAGGGGATTTTTTCGTGGAAAGCCCAATTATCCTATTGGCTGCCATTATTTGGTATCTGAAAATCTATGAGGACGGTAAGTATTGTACA encodes the following:
- a CDS encoding conjugal transfer protein TraD, whose translation is MEIVIVICLLIVIALLVQDKIVIKKSSERKPIQEKSNPKLPDIMGQPRPKRSLSVPNNATESQVEKPEINPDNFDIEYDENENVGIQIPQEELDEVFSNMPDFGEEEEEWNRYELSDGDNGFAQGVTFEELSSVGILLQKEKLEQSQKETAIAIVQKIQGTELFSLLENSMEGTSRKIAELLDSSLSSETETSSSTLRKNDLENFDIGEFV
- a CDS encoding DUF3408 domain-containing protein → MSTDKRRKDFDKPVVDEELIMNIMSGNQSFTVPEANQQQEIQKEIKPKEKARNSSSKKVDYEETFLVNRFPSGRNGKVVYIRPEYHERLIRIVQLTREEKTTLYSYIDNILEHHFREFGDDITDYFNERFKPIL
- a CDS encoding YWFCY domain-containing protein — encoded protein: MQGEDDLRGLAKIMAFMRAVSILLVLMHLYWFCYGFFMERGWTLEVINKILGNFDRTAGLFSHALYTKAFALVLLALSCLGTKGVKNERITWSKIYVALRVGFVLFFLNTPLLKLSPIIGTFLYILTISLGYIALLMAGVWMSRLLRTNLMDDVFNNENESFQQETKLMENEYSVNLPTKFYYKGKWNNGWINIVNPFRASIVLGTPGSGKSYAIVNNYIKQQIEKGFSMYIYDFKFDDLSTIAYNHLLKHLDKYKVQPKFYVINFDAPRKSHRCNPLNPDFMTDISDAYEAAYTIMLNLNRSWIQKQGDFFVESPIILLAAIIWYLKIYEDGKYCTFPHAIELLNKKYSDVFTILTSYSDLENYLSPFMDAWQGGAQDQLQGQIASAKIPLSRMISPQLYWVMTGDDFTLDINNPKEPKILCVGNNPDRQNIYSAALGLYNSRIVKLINKKGQLKSSVIIDELPTIYFRGLDNLVATARSNKVAVCLGFQDFSQLTRDYGDKESKVIQNTVGNIFSGQVVGETAKSLSERFGKVLQKRQSMTINRNDKSTSISTQLDSLIPASKISTLTQGMFVGSVSDNFDERIEQKIFNAEIVVDNEKVVAETKAYQKIPEILTFADEQGEDKMKEQIESNYRQIKIDIVYIIKTEMERIKNDPSLQHLVQQG
- a CDS encoding relaxase/mobilization nuclease domain-containing protein translates to MIAKIGRSENLYGALAYNQLKVENENGQILFANKMIETASGHYSVAQLAQSFAPYLIANRNTEKHTLHISLNPDPKDKVSDDRFRQMAEEYMREMGYGEQPFVVFKHTDIDRSHIHIVSVCVDENGKKISDKFEKMRSMNVCRELERQHGLIPATDKERNQTDKVFRPIDYQAGDVKSQIASVIRHLPNYYKFQTLGEYNALLSLFNITTEKIEGELQGKMQKGLLYIPLNEKGERAGHPFKASLFGKNAGLPALELHFVKCKEDLKDHPTKPTIKAAVTIAQQSKNDEQGFKKQLVEQGINVVVRRNDTGRIYGITFIDHNSKTVWNGSRLAKELSANTFNDYWNNNIKPEVKEPVELQSKISKPNDADLPTEEPHHLFDFLNTTEKYEDGLIEALGGLLPEAQGEDYEEQDFANKMKKKRKRKRGQ
- a CDS encoding ParA family protein, which gives rise to METEKKTLKISFSTPKGGVGKSTMTALLSSVLHYRLGFNVLVMDCDFPQHSLANMRERDLKTIMQNDYHKRSAMKLYQSINKKAYPIISCKAEDALSKALEYVNQSTIEPDITFFDLPGTANTKGVLTTLRTMDFIFSPISADRLVMESTLSFTKAFLGLPETAESNEDQKMWMFWNQVDGREKTGIYEAYQSVINELDLSVMTSKIMDSKRFRKETDDTLNSVFRSSLLPAEPQLMKVTRMDLFVEEFLKIVNL